In Cygnus atratus isolate AKBS03 ecotype Queensland, Australia chromosome 5, CAtr_DNAZoo_HiC_assembly, whole genome shotgun sequence, a single window of DNA contains:
- the GPR137C gene encoding integral membrane protein GPR137C, which translates to MNPPAAPAEGPAPAVPSGVELGLTAVHTALCAALFLFAYLQLWLLLYYRQRRLSYRTLCLFLGLLWAALRTTLFSFCLQGSPRALRLQQPFAHWLLYCLPGCLLFCSLCLLTLYFAEVIFKVKCAAEFNKYKVLLYLGSVLTSLLFLVVNLTCAMLIYGEVPQDQLRWTVLARALVNDSLFILCAISLACCMCKLGKMSSANVYLESKGTSVCQAILVGSVVALLYSSRACYNLVAVAISPDSVPGPFNYGWDNLSDKVRVEVSSEEYVVFGVVLFLWELVPTTFVVLFFRAQRLSQNLTPAGMVNSHSYSSRAYFFDNPRRYDSDDDLSRLGAREGGLATPQCSGCYGSLAGNDSYAAGPQLGGAAADSAPLLFAAGGSEASAHQSSYPAPQN; encoded by the exons ATGAACCCCCCGGCGGCCCCCGCTGaggggccggccccggccgtGCCGTCCGGCGTGGAGCTGGGGCTGACGGCCGTCCACACGGCGCTGTGCGCCGCCCTCTTCCTCTTCGCCtacctgcagctctggctgctgctctaCTACCGGCAGCGGCGGCTGAGCTACCGCaccctctgcctcttcctcgGCCTCCTCTGGGCCGCCCTCAGGACCACGCTCttctccttctgcctgcagGGCTCCCCCCGGGCCCTCCGCCTCCAGCAGCCCTTCGCCCACTGGCTGCTCTACTGCCTGCCCGGctgcctgctcttctgcagcctctgcctccTCACGCTCTACTTCGCtgag gTCATATTCAAAGTGAAATGTGCAGCTGAATTCAACAAGTACAA ggTCCTCTTGTACCTGGGCTCCGTACTTaccagcctcctcttcctcgttGTGAACCTGACTTGTGCAATGCTGATCTACGGGGAGGTCCCGCAGGACCAGCTGAGGTGGACGGTCCTTGCCCGTGCCCTGGTCAACGACAGCCTCTTCATCCTCTGTGCAATCTCACTGGCTTGCTGCATGTGCAAACTGGGAAAGATGTCTTCAGCCAACGTCTACCTCGAGTCCAAG GGGACATCTGTCTGCCAAGCTATCCTTGTGGGATCTGTAGTTGCTCTTCTGTATTCCTCAAGGGCTTGCTATAACCTGGTAGCTGTGGCCATATCTCCAGACAGTGTTCCTGGTCCATTTAATTATGGCTGGGACAACCTTTCCGATAAG GTGCGCGTGGAAGTGAGCAGCGAAGAATACGTCGTGTTCGGAGTGGTCCTCTTTCTCTGGGAGCTGGTGCCAACCACCTTCGTGGTGCTGTTCTTCCGGGCTCAGAGACTGAGCCAGAACTTG acCCCAGCGGGAATGGTCAACAGTCATAGTTACAGCTCCAGAGCCTACTTCTTCGACAATCCAAGGCGCTACGACAGCGATGACGACTTGTCACGGCTTGGGGCCAGAGAAGGAGG CTTGGCCACCCCTCAGTGCTCTGGCTGCTATGGGTCCCTGGCTGGGAACGACAGCTACGCGGCGGGTCCCCAGCTCGGCGGGGCTGCTGCAGACAGTGCCCCCTTGCTCTTTGCTGCCGGCGGCTCGGAGGCGAGCGCCCACCAGAGCTCGTACCCCGCGCCGCAGAACTGA